Below is a genomic region from Prochlorococcus marinus str. MIT 0918.
TATTTATATAGGGAGAAACTTGATTTAACTAATGAAATTGGATCTATTGAGGTTATGAATCCAATAGGTTCTAGTTATATTAATTAATTGGAATTAGTTAATAACCACTTTGCTATTTCCCAAGTTGCAAGACAGTCGTCTTGGTTATAATCTAAAATTTTTTTGCATAGATTTGAAGAGGATTTCCTATTGTAGTTAGAGCTTTCCCATTGCCTCCACCAAAGCAATGCTTTGGCTCCATCAGCCCCTTCCAATCTCCACTTGAAACCTAGCCACTTTGCAACTGTTTTTAAACTGTAATTACTAATAGGTAATAACCAACTATTTTTCAAGCAGGCATGAATATCTATTAGCCTAGTTTTAAGATTCTTTAATTCACTAATGTTTGCACCTTGTCTTTTTGCCATTTGATATATAGCCAGTGATTCAGTTTCACCATAATGAAGTATTGGCCAATTATAGAAATAATTGATCTTCTGATTGATTTTTCCCCATGTTAAATGTTCTTTATCTTTGTAGAGATTTAGTATTGCATGATATTTAGTCTCTTCTAAATCCCAACTTTGGTTATTTCTTATTTTAGCACTAACGAATCCATGGAGAAAATCATGTTGATTATCTGGATCTGATTCAATGTCATAAATTAAAACTCCTTTAGTATTTCTAATTTCATTTAATAGAGGGTTTAATGTAATTCTTGTAGGATTTAAATCTATTTGAGACTTTGCTTGAAGAATCAGTTGGTGTGCGATAGATTCATGCTGATCTCCATACTTGTTTAATTTACGCGTTAGGAAATAGGGATCTGTTGATGCAAGATCATTTACACTTTGAATGCCTATCTCTTGAAGAATATTTTTTCTTTTTGCTCCAATTCCACTGACTTCACTTAGGTCACCTTCTTTAGATGCTGTTTTATTACATAATTCTCTCCAGGAACAAAGTGTGCATTTTTTTCTCTCATTAGTTAAAGGAGGAATTGCGATTTGAGTTAAATCTTTTTTTGCTTTGATCAAAGATTCAAATAACTCACTACGAAGATTTTTTGAAATTAATATGTCTTGTATCTCTAGATTCTTTCTTTTCTTAGAGACTGCAATACCGTGGTTAACTTGTCCTTGCTGAAATTCCTCAAGCAAATAGGCCCACAATGCAATCGCAAGACGATTTTCTCTTGTAAGTCTGTGACCTTGACGAACAATGATTGGAATATAAGAGTAATTTCCCCAGCAGCTACTACCTTCAATTCTATAGAGCATTGTTGGATGTCCTTCAAGATATATATCTGTAGGACCTACCCTCCTAAGACGTAATCCAATAACACCTATGTCTCCTCGTTGGCATGCCTTTACCCCTTTCCCAGGGGTTGTATTTAGAAATTGTTGGATACTCTTGTATTGATGGTCAAGTTGGAGAGCTCGGTGAGCTGTCCAGACTTTGTGATGATTTTGCTCATATAGATCTAGCCAAGCTTTCCTTTTGCAGCGTATCCAGCTGAAAAACAAACGATCAGTTATTAAGTTTCTTTCTAGAATGGGATTAAGCATATATTGAGATTAATTTGGTTTCTTTTCGCTTGTTTATTTAGTTGATTTTCATGTCTAAGAGCTTTATCAAATTAGAGGCCGATCCAATCAAGTTTGGAACTGATGGGTGGAGAGGTATCTTAGGTGTTGATATCACTCTAGAAAGGCTTTTATTAGTTGCAGTAGCTGCTTCTCAGGAAATGGTTTATAGAGCCAATGAAGGCTTAACTAATAAAATTATAATTGGCTATGACAGAAGGTTTTTAGCTTTTGAATTCGCAGAAGCTATTGCTTCTGCCGTTAGAGGGTGTGATTTGGAGCCTTTGTTGGCTGATACAAGTGTTACAACTCCTTCTTGCAGTTGGGCTGTTGTTGAGAACAATGCTTTAGGAGCATTGGTAATTACTGCTAGTCACAATCCGCCTGAATGGTTAGGCTTAAAAATTAAAGGTCCTCTTGGTGGTTCAGTTGAAGAAGATTTTACAAAAGCTGTAGAAGATAGGTTGGTTGC
It encodes:
- a CDS encoding TM0106 family RecB-like putative nuclease, with translation MLNPILERNLITDRLFFSWIRCKRKAWLDLYEQNHHKVWTAHRALQLDHQYKSIQQFLNTTPGKGVKACQRGDIGVIGLRLRRVGPTDIYLEGHPTMLYRIEGSSCWGNYSYIPIIVRQGHRLTRENRLAIALWAYLLEEFQQGQVNHGIAVSKKRKNLEIQDILISKNLRSELFESLIKAKKDLTQIAIPPLTNERKKCTLCSWRELCNKTASKEGDLSEVSGIGAKRKNILQEIGIQSVNDLASTDPYFLTRKLNKYGDQHESIAHQLILQAKSQIDLNPTRITLNPLLNEIRNTKGVLIYDIESDPDNQHDFLHGFVSAKIRNNQSWDLEETKYHAILNLYKDKEHLTWGKINQKINYFYNWPILHYGETESLAIYQMAKRQGANISELKNLKTRLIDIHACLKNSWLLPISNYSLKTVAKWLGFKWRLEGADGAKALLWWRQWESSNYNRKSSSNLCKKILDYNQDDCLATWEIAKWLLTNSN